Proteins co-encoded in one Odontesthes bonariensis isolate fOdoBon6 chromosome 24, fOdoBon6.hap1, whole genome shotgun sequence genomic window:
- the prpf39 gene encoding pre-mRNA-processing factor 39 has protein sequence MLDTESPVMESNGDAFLPDLPSLGQSAEWSLDQVPPEPLSNILPEDSDASQDASQDAPSQEQQQNEQMNSPGLGSVEKAVEQFQLANAELLQEEQPAPPPPPPPPPPPAEDPEEAVPQPEAAAQDDSEDMTEATQATEDGMELEEPSKESTQELSVPPEPDTPSEFEKFFKVCEETPDDFNAWVTLLQYVEQENLLLPARQSFDIFFLRYPYCYGYWKKYADLEKKHGNIQVAEEVYRRGLQAIPLSVDLWLHYLTFIKENSDPNDPETEGHIRASYEHAVLAAGTDFRSDRLWESFINWETEQQKLANVTAIYDRILGIPTQLYSQHFQRFKDHVQSNHPKYFLSEEEFVQLRLELSKASLSAVIGEDGESSVPPEDLPPGTEDHTDPAKRVTEIENMRHKVIEVRQEVFNHNEHEVSKRWAFEEGIKRPYFHVKALEKTQLNNWKEYLDFEIENGTPERVVVLFERCLIACALYEEFWIKYAKYLEGFSTDGVRHVYKKACTIHLPKKPAIHLLWAAFEEQQGNVEEARGILKSLEAAIPGLAMVRLRGVSLERRHGNLEEAEALLREAMESAKNATETSFYAVKLARQLMKVQRSLSKAKKVLLDAIEKDQTSSKLYLNLLELEYSGDVTQNEVEILACFDRALNSPMPLESRVLFSQRKVEFLEDFGSDINALVAAYEEQQKLQKESDSSKRKAENGYDSSQEPDSKRQRVDDGSAVATNAMTDMQANNSAYNYNWYQQQYGGWGQNSWGQYNQYGQYNQYYPPPPT, from the exons ATGCTGGACACTGAGTCCCCTGTCATGGAAAGCAATGGGGATGCCTTTCTTCCTGACCTTCCTAGTCTAGGCCAATCAGCTGAGTGGTCACTTGACCAAGTTCCTCCAGAACCTCTTTCCAACATCTTGCCCGAGGACTCCGATGCTTCTCAGGATGCTTCTCAGGATGCACCAAGCCAAGAACAGCAACAGAACGAACAAATGAACTCTCCAGGGCTGGGGTCTGTAGAGAAGGCCGTGGAGCAGTTTCAGCTTGCCAACGCTGAGCTACTCCAAGAGGAGCAGCcggcaccaccaccaccaccacctcctccaccaccacccGCAGAAGATCCAGAAGAAGCAGTGCCTCAGCCAGAGGCTGCTGCGCAGGATGACAGTGAAG ATATGACTGAAGCAACACAGGCGACAGAGGATGGCATGGAGCTTGAAGAACCTTCTAAAGAATCCACACAAGAATTATCTGTTCCCCCAGAGCCTGACACACCCTCAGAGTTTGAAAAGTTCTTCAAAGTTTGCGAGGAGACCCCAGACGACTTCAACGCCTGGGTTACCCTGCTGCAGTATGTGGAGCAAGAA AATCTCCTCCTACCTGCGAGACAGTCTTTTGATATCTTCTTCCTACGTTATCCCTACTGCTATGGCTACTGGAAGAAGTATGCTGATCTTGAGAAAAAGCACGGCAACATACAAGTTGCAGAAGAG GTGTACAGAAGAGGCTTGCAGGCCATTCCTCTCAGTGTGGACCTCTGGCTTCACTATCTCACATTTATCAAAGAGAACTCCGATCCCAATGACCCAGAGACTGAGGGACACATTCGAGC CTCCTACGAACATGCAGTGCTTGCAGCAGGCACAGACTTTCGCTCAGACCGCCTGTGGGAGTCCTTTATAAACTGGGAGACGGAACAACAGAAGCTGGCTAATGTCACCGCCATCTATGATCGCATCCTGGGTATCCCAACCCAGCTGTATTCCCAGCACTTTCAGAG GTTTAAGGATCACGTGCAGAGCAACCACCCCAAATACTTCTTGTCAGAAGAGGAATTTGTTCAGCTTAGGCTTGAGCTCTCCAAAGCCAGTCTGTCTGCAGTGATTGGTGAAGATGGGGAGTCAAGTGTTCCTCCGGAGGATCTACCACCCGGTACAGAAGATCATACGGATCCTGCTAAG cgAGTGACAGAGATCGAGAACATGCGCCACAAGGTGATCGAGGTTCGGCAGGAAGTGTTCAACCACAATGAACATGAAGTCAGCAAGCGTTGGGCCTTTGAGGAAgga ATTAAGAGACCTTACTTCCACGTCAAAGCCTTGGAGAAGACGCAGCTGAACAACTGGAAGGAGTACCTGGACTTCGAGATTGAAAACGGAACTCCGGAGCGCGTGGTTGTTCTATTTGAACGATGCCTCATCGCTTGTGCCCTCTACGAGGAGTTCTGGATCAAG TATGCAAAATATCTAGAGGGCTTCAGCACTGACGGCGTGAGACATGTCTACAAGAAGGCGTGCACCATCCACCTGCCCAAGAAACCAGCCATCCACCTGCTGTGGGCAGCCTTTGAGGAACAGCAAG GCAACGTAGAAGAGGCTCGTGGAATCCTGAAGTCCCTGGAGGCGGCGATACCGGGTCTGGCTATGGTGCGCCTTCGAGGGGTCAGTCTGGAGCGTCGCCATGGCAACTTGGAGGAAGCAGAGGCGCTGTTGAGGGAGGCAATGGAGTCTGCGAAGAACGCTACGGAGACGTCATTTTATGCCGTGAAGCTGGCCAGGCAGCTGATGAAGGTGCAGAGAAGTCTGAGCAAGGCCAAGAAGGTGTTGCTCGATGCCATCGAGAAAGACCAG ACGAGTTCAAAGctgtatctgaacctgcttGAGCTGGAGTACAGTGGGGATGTGACGCAGAACGAAGTGGAGATCCTTGCTTGCTTCGACCGTGCCCTGAACAGTCCCATGCCCCTGGAATCCCGCGTGCTGTTTTCCCAGCGCAAGGTCGAGTTTCTTGAAGATTTCGGCAGCGACATCAACGC GCTTGTGGCTGCATATGAAGAACAACAGAAATTGCAGAAAGAAAGCGACTCTTCAAAGAGGAAGGCTGAGAATGGATATGACAG CTCTCAGGAACCAGATTCCAAAAGGCAGCGTGTAGACGATGGCTCTGCAGTTGCAACAAATGCCATGACAGACATGCAGGCAAACAACTCTGCATACAACTATAACTGGTACCAG CAACAATATGGTGGTTGGGGTCAAAATTCCTGGGGCCAGTACAACCAATATGGCCAGTACAACCAGTACTACCCTCCTCCTCCTACATGA
- the arf6a gene encoding ADP-ribosylation factor 6a encodes MGKMLSKIFGNKEMRILMLGLDAAGKTTILYKLKLGQSVTTIPTVGFNVETVTYKNVKFNVWDVGGQDKIRPLWRHYYTGTQGLIFVVDCADRDRIDEARQELHRIINDREMRDAIILIFANKQDLTDAMKPHEIQEKLGLTRIRDRNWYVQPSCATTGDGLYEGLTWLTSNYKS; translated from the coding sequence ATGGGGAAAATGCTTTCAAAGATCTTTGGCAACAAGGAGATGAGAATATTGATGCTTGGACTTGATGCTGCTGGGAAAACTACCATCTTGTACAAGCTCAAACTGGGACAGTCCGTCACCACCATCCCAACGGTTGGGTTCAATGTGGAGACTGTCACCTATAAGAATGTGAAGTTCAACGTGTGGGATGTGGGCGGGCAGGACAAGATCAGGCCGCTTTGGAGACATTACTACACGGGCACCCAAGGCCTCATTTTCGTGGTGGACTGTGCCGACAGGGACAGGATCGACGAGGCGAGGCAGGAGCTGCACCGAATCATCAACGACCGGGAGATGAGGGACGCCATCATCCTGATCTTCGCCAACAAACAGGACCTCACTGATGCCATGAAGCCCCACGAGATCCAGGAGAAGCTGGGCCTGACCCGGATCAGAGATAGGAATTGGTACGTTCAGCCCTCGTGTGCAACAACGGGGGATGGACTTTACGAGGGCCTTACCTGGCTCACCTCAAATTACAAATCTTAA
- the LOC142375273 gene encoding E3 ubiquitin-protein ligase pellino homolog 2 isoform X1, giving the protein MNSPKKDGDDDVPVKDPVKYGELVILGYNGSLPSGDRGRRKSRFALYRRAKANGVKPSAVHILNTPQDSKAVHSRGQHSISFTLSRNQTVVVEYCHDNNTDMFQIGRSTESPIDFVVTDTSGGGKEGEDPSIAPSTISRFACRVVCERNPPYTARIYAAGFDSSKNIFLGEKATKWKNPDGHMDGLTTNGVLVMHPEGFPEDPKQGLWREISVCGDVYALRETRSGPSRGKLAEGESSALRDGSLVDLCGATLLWRTGEGLMRAPTLRHLEALRQELNASRPQCPVGLSTLAFPSLPRSHRWGVLCYTHAHINVAAYNINNSMCFCSLEERQPWVYLTCGHVHGRHDWGQRSQGVQEPGEGDGSTARRECPLCRSVGPYVPLWLGSEPAVYVDAGAPTHAFVPCGHVCSERTARYWAETPLPHGTHAFRPVCPFCSSALSTPGWTRLIFQGPID; this is encoded by the exons ATGAATTCACCGAAAAAAGACGGAGATGATGATGTGCCCGTCAAAGACCCGGTAAAATACGGAGAACTGGTCATTTTGGG GTATAATGGCTCTCTGCCAAGCGGAGACCGAGGACGCAGAAAAAGCCGCTTTGCTCTTTATCGACGGGCCAAAGCCAACGGCGTGAAACCCAGTGCTGTGCACATCCTGAACACACCCCAGGACagcaag GCAGTgcacagcagggggcagcacagCATCTCCTTTACTCTGTCCCGTAACCAGACAGTGGTGGTGGAGTACTGCCATGACAACAACACAGATATGTTCCAG ATCGGACGTTCAACAGAAAGTCCCATCGACTTCGTGGTTACAGACACGTCTGGTGGGGGAAAGGAAGGGGAGGATCCCTCCATCGCTCCCAGCACCATCTCTCGTTTCGCCTGCAGAGTGGTGTGTGAGCGCAACCCACCCTACACTGCACGCATCTACGCTGCAGGCTTCGACTCTtccaaaaatatttttctagGG GAGAAAGCAACCAAATGGAAAAATCCTGATGGGCACATGGATGGCCTGACAACCAACGGGGTGTTAGTGATGCACCCAGAGGGTTTCCCAGAGGACCCAAAGCAGGGTCTGTGGAGGGAGATCTCTGTGTGCGGAGACGTTTATGCACTGCGGGAAACGCGCTCCGGACCCAGCCGGGGCAAACTG GCGGAGGGCGAGAGCAGCGCTCTGCGTGACGGCTCCCTAGTGGATCTGTGCGGCGCCACCCTGCTGTGGCGCACGGGTGAGGGGCTCATGCGCGCCCCCACTCTGCGCCATCTGGAGGCCCTACGTCAGGAACTTAATGCGTCCCGGCCCCAGTGTCCTGTAGGCCTCAGCACACTGGCTTTCCCCAGCCTGCCGCGCAGCCACAGGTGGGGTGTGCTTtgttacacacatgcacacataaacGTAGCTGCTTACAATATTAATAACTCGATGTGTTTCTGCAGCCTTGAGGAGCGTCAGCCCTGGGTCTACCTCACCTGCGGCCATGTCCACGGACGCCACGACTGGGGCCAGAGATCTCAAGGAGTGCAGGAACCAGGGGAGGGTGACGGCTCCACAGCCCGTCGAGAATGCCCCCTGTGCCGGAGTGTGGGTCCGTACGTGCCCCTGTGGCTGGGCTCTGAGCCCGCTGTGTACGTAGACGCAGGAGCTCCCACCCACGCTTTCGTGCCGTGTGGCCACGTCTGCTCAGAGAGGACAGCCAGGTACTGGGCGGAGACTCCTCTGCCCCACGGAACGCACGCCTTTAGGCCCGTCTGCCCCTTCTGCTCCTCGGCCCTCAGCACCCCCGGCTGGACACGGCTCATCTTCCAGGGCCCCATCGACTAG
- the LOC142375273 gene encoding E3 ubiquitin-protein ligase pellino homolog 2 isoform X2 gives MNSPKKDGDDDVPVKDPVKYGELVILGYNGSLPSGDRGRRKSRFALYRRAKANGVKPSAVHILNTPQDSKAVHSRGQHSISFTLSRNQTVVVEYCHDNNTDMFQIGRSTESPIDFVVTDTSGGGKEGEDPSIAPSTISRFACRVVCERNPPYTARIYAAGFDSSKNIFLGEKATKWKNPDGHMDGLTTNGVLVMHPEGFPEDPKQGLWREISVCGDVYALRETRSGPSRGKLAEGESSALRDGSLVDLCGATLLWRTGEGLMRAPTLRHLEALRQELNASRPQCPVGLSTLAFPSLPRSHSLEERQPWVYLTCGHVHGRHDWGQRSQGVQEPGEGDGSTARRECPLCRSVGPYVPLWLGSEPAVYVDAGAPTHAFVPCGHVCSERTARYWAETPLPHGTHAFRPVCPFCSSALSTPGWTRLIFQGPID, from the exons ATGAATTCACCGAAAAAAGACGGAGATGATGATGTGCCCGTCAAAGACCCGGTAAAATACGGAGAACTGGTCATTTTGGG GTATAATGGCTCTCTGCCAAGCGGAGACCGAGGACGCAGAAAAAGCCGCTTTGCTCTTTATCGACGGGCCAAAGCCAACGGCGTGAAACCCAGTGCTGTGCACATCCTGAACACACCCCAGGACagcaag GCAGTgcacagcagggggcagcacagCATCTCCTTTACTCTGTCCCGTAACCAGACAGTGGTGGTGGAGTACTGCCATGACAACAACACAGATATGTTCCAG ATCGGACGTTCAACAGAAAGTCCCATCGACTTCGTGGTTACAGACACGTCTGGTGGGGGAAAGGAAGGGGAGGATCCCTCCATCGCTCCCAGCACCATCTCTCGTTTCGCCTGCAGAGTGGTGTGTGAGCGCAACCCACCCTACACTGCACGCATCTACGCTGCAGGCTTCGACTCTtccaaaaatatttttctagGG GAGAAAGCAACCAAATGGAAAAATCCTGATGGGCACATGGATGGCCTGACAACCAACGGGGTGTTAGTGATGCACCCAGAGGGTTTCCCAGAGGACCCAAAGCAGGGTCTGTGGAGGGAGATCTCTGTGTGCGGAGACGTTTATGCACTGCGGGAAACGCGCTCCGGACCCAGCCGGGGCAAACTG GCGGAGGGCGAGAGCAGCGCTCTGCGTGACGGCTCCCTAGTGGATCTGTGCGGCGCCACCCTGCTGTGGCGCACGGGTGAGGGGCTCATGCGCGCCCCCACTCTGCGCCATCTGGAGGCCCTACGTCAGGAACTTAATGCGTCCCGGCCCCAGTGTCCTGTAGGCCTCAGCACACTGGCTTTCCCCAGCCTGCCGCGCAGCCACAG CCTTGAGGAGCGTCAGCCCTGGGTCTACCTCACCTGCGGCCATGTCCACGGACGCCACGACTGGGGCCAGAGATCTCAAGGAGTGCAGGAACCAGGGGAGGGTGACGGCTCCACAGCCCGTCGAGAATGCCCCCTGTGCCGGAGTGTGGGTCCGTACGTGCCCCTGTGGCTGGGCTCTGAGCCCGCTGTGTACGTAGACGCAGGAGCTCCCACCCACGCTTTCGTGCCGTGTGGCCACGTCTGCTCAGAGAGGACAGCCAGGTACTGGGCGGAGACTCCTCTGCCCCACGGAACGCACGCCTTTAGGCCCGTCTGCCCCTTCTGCTCCTCGGCCCTCAGCACCCCCGGCTGGACACGGCTCATCTTCCAGGGCCCCATCGACTAG